A region of the Atribacterota bacterium genome:
GGAAGTGTGCTCCTTCTGACCACTTCGGTTTTCGATGCTCTTTTACCAACCATTATCTCTCGGGTACAGTGTGTCGAGTTTTCTTCTCTTTCAGAAAAAGAGGTCAAAAAATATCTAGTGGAAAGGAAAAGTGTGTCAGAAGGGGAAGCCAAAAGAATTGCCTCTCTGGCTGCAGGAAGTATCGGTCGGGCTCTGGAAATGCTCCAGGGTAAAGAAAATTGGTTTCAAGATGTTTTGCGTTTCTGGGAGCACTTCAAAGGTGGTGCGAGTATCGTTTCTTTAGGATCGTGGTTTCGCACCATGGACGGAAACGGGATAATCCGTTTCTTTTCTCTTTTCGAGTGGTATTTGCGAGATGTACTTGTGGCGATATCCAATGGTACTCGAAACGAGGAACTTTTCTTTCAGCGAGTGTGGATGAATGAAGTTCTGGAGGATGCAAAAACTCTGGAAGTGACCTTGGTGACAAAGGTGATACAGCTTCTAGAAGATCTCTTGGAAGACCTTGCTTTCCATGTGCAGCCGGACGTTGCCATTATTGATTTTTTGGGAAAAATACGAGGTGAGATGCATAATGCGATGGGGAGTAGGAATACGATTCGAAGATAACCCCAAGACGTACTATTTTGACACCCGCGGTTTACCACTTCAGATGGGTGAGAAGTGCGTCGTGGAAACGGTACTGGGGTTAGAACTGGGGGAAGTGGTTCGAAAACCGTTTTCGGTGGAAACCGGTGAAACGTTCAAACCCGTGATTCGTAAAGCGGAAGAAAGCGACCTTGTGCAGTGGCAAATCAATAAAGAGAGGGAGAAAGATGCTTTTCTTTTGGCTCGATCCATGGTTACCGAGAAGGAATTACCCATGAAGCTTTTGAAAGCTCACTATACACTTGATCGGGGTAAACTCATTTTTTACTTTGTTTCTGAAGAACGCATTGATTTTCGGCAATTAGTAAAGGACCTGGCCAGTATTTTCCGCACTCGGATTGAAATGCGTCAAATTGGAGTTCGGGATGAAGCCCGGATGTTTGGCGGTTGCGGGATGTGTGGGCGGGAACTCTGCTGTAGCACTTTTCTCTTTGATTTCGATCCCATTTCCATCAAAATGGCTAAAGAACAAAACTTGGTCCTCAATTCGGCAAAGATTTCCGGAATGTGCGGTCGGCTCATGTGTTGTCTATCGTTTGAATATCATCTCTATCAAAAGTTACTCTATAAACTCCCCCGAAAGG
Encoded here:
- a CDS encoding stage 0 sporulation family protein, whose protein sequence is MRWGVGIRFEDNPKTYYFDTRGLPLQMGEKCVVETVLGLELGEVVRKPFSVETGETFKPVIRKAEESDLVQWQINKEREKDAFLLARSMVTEKELPMKLLKAHYTLDRGKLIFYFVSEERIDFRQLVKDLASIFRTRIEMRQIGVRDEARMFGGCGMCGRELCCSTFLFDFDPISIKMAKEQNLVLNSAKISGMCGRLMCCLSFEYHLYQKLLYKLPRKESKILTPFGLAKVIEVNVFKDSISLRLEDGREIEINEEEYDRYFL
- the holB gene encoding DNA polymerase III subunit delta', which translates into the protein MSWSHIYGHEWQKDFFRRILRTRKIAHAYLFFGPSQIGKETFALELAKALLCLTPQNEEGCERCRSCALFDTRSHPDLVILSSPDSIKIDQVREFVKLLSFKSILSPFRVGVVTDIEHLTEEAGNCLLKTIEEPPPGSVLLLTTSVFDALLPTIISRVQCVEFSSLSEKEVKKYLVERKSVSEGEAKRIASLAAGSIGRALEMLQGKENWFQDVLRFWEHFKGGASIVSLGSWFRTMDGNGIIRFFSLFEWYLRDVLVAISNGTRNEELFFQRVWMNEVLEDAKTLEVTLVTKVIQLLEDLLEDLAFHVQPDVAIIDFLGKIRGEMHNAMGSRNTIRR